DNA sequence from the Asticcacaulis sp. AND118 genome:
AATCGATCGACGGTCTCCGGTCCGGCGCACAGCCAGGACCAGCGCCCCAGCTTGCCGCCATCGGACAGAAATCCCGCGCAGGCCGCCTGCGTCAGGAGCGTTCCAAAGAACGCTTCGGGCGGCCTGAAGGGCAGGGACAGGATGTGCAGGTGATCGGGCATCGGTGTTCACGGCGGGCGGCCCAACTCTCACGGCAACTTGATTCGCCTGTTAAGCCATTGAGGATCAATATGATTGCAGGTTTCGCCGCGCAAGCTTTCCTTTGTTACACAATCGATCGCGTGTTGCTGCGGCGGGCCTATGGATGGAGGTCCATGAGATGTATCCCTAACGCCCAGTGCAAAGCACTGGGCTTTTTTTTGTGTCCCTTGGCGCCCGATGCGCTGCATCGGGCGTCTTTTTATATGTCTGGACCCTATGAAAAACCCCCGCCGGAGCGGGGGTTTCTGATTATTTGGGCTGGGCCGAACTGCTGGACGAGGATGCTCCGGCGGGGGCCGCAGGTTTGACGGGCGCCGCCGGCTTAGCTGTCGCGGCCTTGGTCTTGCCCGCAAAACGCTTGCCCGGTTCGTCGACCAGATCGGCCGCCGCCAGTTTGAGGCCGCGCGGATGGGCGATGGCCATCTTCACGTCGCCACCGTAGTTCAAGACGTCGATGGCGCGGGCCAACTGGAAGTCGCCGGTCTTGACGTCGTAGGCGTCGGGCGGCACTTCCGACACGACGTGCGGCTCCTGACGCTTCTTGCCTTCGTCGGCGTCCAGCGCGTTCTTGTAATCGGCTTCGGAGAAGGAATAGGCGCGATTGGCGATGACCTTGGCCTGATCGCGCGACTGCGCCACTTCGAGGTCCGGCGCGATGCCCGTCTTCTGGATCGAGCGGCCCGACGGCGTGTAGTAGCGGGCGATGGTCATCTTCACGGCGCGGTTTTCGCCGAGATTGATGACGCTCTGCACCGAACCCTTGCCGAAGGTGGTCAGGCCGACGGTCGAGGCGCGCTTGTGGTCCTGCAGCGCGCCGGCGACGATTTCCGCCGCCGAGGCTGTGCCCGGATTGGTCAGGACGACGATCGGCTTGCCGTTCATGATGTCGCCCTTGTGGGCCTGATAACGGGTGATGTCGTTGGCCTTGCGACCGCGCTGCGACACCACTTCGCCGCCTTCGAGGAACAGGTCGGCCACGCCCACCGACTGATCAAGCAGGCCGCCGGGATTATTGCGCAGATCGAGCACGAGGCCCTTCATCTGCGGGTTGGCCTTACGCAGTTCGCTGAGGGCTTCGTAGGATTCGCGCGCCGTGTTCTCATTGAAATTCGAGATGCGCAGATAGCCGAAATCGCCTTCCATGCGCGTCTTGACCGACTTCACATTGATGATTTCGCGCTTCAGCTTTACGTCGAACGGTTCGTCCTGACCTTCGCGATACACGGTGAGGGTCAGTTCGGTGTCCGGCGTGCCCTTCATCTGCGACACGGCTTCGGTCAGCCGCATGCCGAGGATCGAGGTGCCGTCGATGGCGGTGATGAAATCGCCCGACTGGATGCCGGCCTTCATGGCGGGCGTATCGTCCATCGGGGTGACGACCTTCACCGCGCCGTCCTCGGACTGCACCTCAAGGCCGATGCCGCCATAGGCGCCCTTGGTGCGTTCCTGCAGATCGGTAAAGTCGTCCGCCGAGAGGTAGTTGGAATGGGGGTCGAGCGAGGACAGCATGCCCTGCAGCGCGGCTTCGATCAGCTTCTTGTCGTCGACCTCGACCACATAGTTCTGCTTGACCAGCGCCAGAACGTCGCCGAACAGCTCAAGCATTTCGTAGGTGTCGGACTTGGGCGTGAAGGCCGGCTGATTGGCGTAGGCCACCGCACCGATGCTCAGGGCGAGAGCGGCGACGCCACCCAGGAAGTAATTTCTCATATAGTCCTCTTTGGGGCCTTCGACCCCCTGATGGCGCCCGTCGGAAGAGGACGGACGCGCAGACGCTTACAGAACATAGTACAGGCTTTTAATGTGGCGTAAACAGGGCCCGTGCGTTGCGATCAAAGCTTCGTCAGATCGAAGCCCGACGCCGGATTGACCGGGTTCTCGCCCTTGCGCAGTTCCATATAGAAGATGGTCGGCTTGTCGGTCAGGTTCGGGGTGCGCCCCAGCGGCTCGCCCTTGGCCACGGTGCGGTTGGGATCGACATAGACGCGGCCCAACCCGGTCATGACGATGCGATAATCGCCGCCGACATCGAGAATGACCACCTGCCCGTAGCCTTCCAGCGGTCCGGCATATTCGACGCGGCCATTGCCGGGGCTGCGCACCTGCGCGCCGGGCGCGGTTTTCAGACGCAGGCCGCGGTTCGTCTGCCCGTCGATGCTTTCGCCGTAGCTGCCGGCCTTTTCGCCGACGACGGGCAGTTGCAGATCGAGCGCGCGGCCCTGCGGCGCACGCAGCGGCGACGGCAGACCCAGCAAGGTCCGTTGCCGCGCCTCCAGTTCCAGATTGCGCGCCTCGATGGCGTCGGCCTCGCGCAGAAGCTGGTCTTCCAGCGCCGCACGGTCGGCCATCAGGGTTTCAAGCTGTTTCTGTTGTTCGGAGACATCGCTTTCGGAGATGAACAGGGCTTCGTTCTGCAGGGCCGCCTCGCGCCGCACGCGGATCAGGTCGCGGTTCTGTTCCGACAGCACGGCGGCGCGCTTTTTCAGCTCCGGCGTGATTTCCTTGAGGATGATGGCGGCGATGACGGCGTCATTGGCCTTGCGCGTCGAGACGAAGATGGTCGGGGGCGGGTTGCGCGAATAGATCTGCAGGGCGCTGAGCAGCCGCGACTGTTTGTTGCGCAACGTGCCCAAACGCCGTGTCATGTCGGCTTCGAGCAGGGTCAGGGTTTCCAGCCGCGAACGGTAGATGGCTGCGCGCTTTTCCGACGCGCCCTGGGTGCGGGCGATGTCGATCATCTGCGTGCGCAGGCGCTCCATCTCTTCGGCGATCTGCCGCGCCGACTGGTGCTTCTGTTCGCGCTTGCGGGCATTGGCGCGCAGTTCGGCGCCGATCGTGTCTAACTCAGTCTGCGCCTGTTTGGTGAGCGGCTTCTGTACTGGCTGTGCCCAAAGATCGATCGTGCCCGTGCCGGTGCCGAACAGCACGAGCAGGGTCAGCGCCACCGGCCTCGCGGCGCGCAACAGGACAGGGCGGCGGATCATCAGGCCAAACTAGCGGGCGAAGGTTAATGCGGTGTTAGGAGGTCTTAACAGGAACTCAGTCGCGGTGATACGGCGATCCGGCGAGGATCGTCGTGGCGCGGTACATCTGTTCGGCCAGCATCAGTCGCACCAGCGCGTGCGGCCAAGTTTGCGGCCCGAAGGCCAGTGAAAAGCGCGCGGATTTGACCAGTTCCGCATCCAGCCCGTCCGCGCCGCCGATCAGAAAAGCCAGGCGGCGTTCGCCGGAGTCTTTCAGCTTATCGACGCGTTGGGCGATCTGGCGCGAGGTGAGAAGCTCGCCGCGCTCGTCGCAGGTGATCAGGCATACACCTTCGCCCAAAGCCGTGCGGATGGCTTCGGCCTCGCGCGCCTTGTTGAGAGCGGATTCCTGAGACTTGGCGGTCTTCTTCGGCTCGATTTCCAGCAGTTCCGCCGGGCCGAGCCCCAGCGGACGGCCGCTCAGGGTCGCGCGGCTGAGATAGTCGCGGGTGAGCGTGTTTTCCGGTGTGTTGCCGAGTTTGCCGACGGCGGCGAGGATGAGTTTCATGAGGCGCTGAAATGACAAGGGAGCCACGAAGGCTCCCATCACCGTAGGGTGTGCCTCCCCAGCGCGCCGGGGAGGTGCGAGACGTATCAGGTGTGGGTCAGGCGTTGGAATCGACCATATGGTTCGACGACACCGACCAGATCTTCTCGATATTGTAGAAGCTGCGGACTTCCGGACGGAACAGGTGGACCACGACGTCACCGGCATCGAGCAGAACCCAGTCGCAGGCCGGCAGGCCTTCGACGCGCACCTTGCCGTAACCGGCGTCTTTCAGGGCGCGCATGACGTGATCGGCCAGAGCGCCGACGTGACGGTGCGAACGGCCCGAAGCGATGATCAGGGTGTCGGCCACCGAGCTTTTGCCGCGCAGGTCGATGCATACGATGTCCTGCGCCTTGTCGTCATCCAGCTTATTCAGGATGAGGGTTTCGAGCGAGGCTTCGTCGAAATCGGCGGTACTTTGGTCGATGTCCGCCGGGGGGGCGGCGGGTTCCGAATGCGCGTCTTGCGCAAGCTGACGAGACAGGGTTTTACTCCATATGTGGATAAGTTGGGTTCGACCCTAGCACAGATAGGGGCCAAGGTCACGGTTTGTAATGCAGCCCGCCCGGATTTTTATGGTCGTCTAGGGCTGACCGCTCTCCGTCTTCTTGCGCTGCGCGCGCAAGGTGGTCGAGGAGATGTTGTGAAGCGGCCCTTTGAGATAGGCCCAGGCGGGAGCCGGCTGACGGCTGAGGATGTGGCCTTCGCGCTCCTTGCGTCGATAGTGGGCGAAGCGGCGCGCGGTCGGCGACAGGCGGCTCTTCATCAGGACGCCGGGGCGCGAGACGATGGCCATGGGGATCATCTTGGCAATCTGTATCCAGCCGCGCCAGCGGTGGAAGCTGGCCAGAGAATCCCCGCCCATGATCCATACGAACTGCACGCCGGGATAGCGGGCCTTCAGCGTGCGCAGGGTGTCGAGCGTATAGGTGGCGCTGATGCGGGTTTCGAAGTCCGAAATGATGTCCTTCGGCCCCACAAACGGGCGGATAGCGTCGATACGCTCCTTGAGCGGCGCGGTTTCGTGCTTCGATTTCAAAGGATTTTGCGGCGAGACCAGCCAGATGATGCGGTCCAGCCCCAGCCGCATCCACGCCGTTTCGGCGACGTGGGCATGGCCTTCGTGCGCCGGATTGAACGATCCGCCGAACAGGCCGATCTTCATGCCACGCTCCAGATGGAAGCCCGGCCGCAACGCGCCGTGGCGCAGCGTATGGAAGATGGGAGCAGGGCCGGCGAACCACATGTCAGACTCTCCGCCCCTGCGCAGCGGGGGAGGGGGACCACGAAGTGGTGGAGGGGGCATGCAAAATTTCAGCTTGTTCGGTCAGCGGCAAATGGGGATTGCCCCCTCCGTCACGGACGCCGCGCTGATGCGCGCGCCGCGACACCTCCCCCGCTAACGCAGGGGAGGAGATAGGACGGGCGGTCGTGAAAGGCCCCCTGATCACCCCTTAATTATCCCATGGATCGTAGCTCGACGGTGCCGGATCATCCCCGGCCTTTTCCGCCTTTTCGCCTTCGACGATCCTGGCGTGAGCGGCGAACAACAGGTCGCGCACGCCTTCGCCGGTGACGCCGGAAATCAGGTAAGGCGTCTGGCCCGAAGCTTTTTTCAGCTTCTTGCTCAGGTCCTTGCGCGCATCGGCGTCCATCGAGTCGATCTTGTTGATCGCCACGATCTCAGGCCGTTTGGCCAGGTCTTCGGCATAGGCCGCCAGCTCGTTGCGGATGATCTTGTACGCCTTGACCGGGTCTTCCTGCGTGCCGTCGACCAGATGGATCAGCACCTTGGTGCGCTCGACGTGACCCAGGAACCGCGTGCCGAGGCCAGCACCTTCCGACGCGCCTTCAATCAGGCCCGGAATGTCGGCGATGACGAAGCGTTGCTCGGCCCCCAGATCGATGACGCCCAGATTGGGTGTCAGAGTCGTAAACGGATAGTCCGCGATCTTGGGACGCGCCGCGGACGAGGCCGCCAGAAAGGTCGATTTGCCGGCATTGGGCAGGCCCAGAAGCCCGGCGTCGGCGATCAGTTTCAGCCGCAGCCAGATCCATTTTTCCTCGCCTTCCTGACCCGGCAGGGCGAAGTCCGGGGCCTGATTGACCGGGCCTTTGAAGCGCGTATTGCCCCAGCCGCCATTGCCGCCCTTGAGCAGCATGACCTTTTGGCCCGGCGTATCCAGATCGACGATCAGGGTTTCGTGGTCTTCCTCGAACACCTGGGTGCCGACCGGCACGCGCAGGACCATGTCGTCGGCATTGGCGCCGTGCATCTGACGGCCCATGCCGTGCGTGCCGGTATTGGCCTTGAAATGCTGCGTGTAGCGATAGTCGATCAGCGTGTTGAGCCCCTCGACCGCTTCGATATAGACCGAGCCGCCCTTGCCGCCGTCACCGCCGTCCGGCCCGCCGTTCGGGATGAACTTTTCGCGGCGGAACGACACGGAGCCCGCGCCGCCATTGCCTGAGCGGATGAAGATTTTGCACTGGTCGAGGAATTTCATGAGGTGGTCAGACTGGGTAGAGGTGTTCAGAAACGAAAAGCGGCCGCCGCCTTGAAGCGGAAGCCGCCTTTGTGAACGAAGTTGAAGGGAAGATCAAATCTTTGCGGAAGCGTTAGGCTCAGTATGAGCCCACCCTACAGCAGACGGATCATGTGCAGCGCCTCGTGCGTGCCCTGACGGGCCCTGGAGGTTTCCGGCGTGCGGCGACCCGTGTAGAGGAAGCCGGCCCGCGCCAGCATTCTCGCCGAAGCGTCGTTGTCGGCGAAGTGCGCCGCGTGCAGCACGCGATGACCGCCGAAGCGTTCCGCATAGCCGATCAGCCCTTCCAGCGCTTCGACACCATAACCCTGCCCCTGATATTCAGGCGCCAGGCAGATGCCGACCGAGGGACCGAACTGATGCAGGCCGGACTTTTCTGCCGTGGGGGTGCGCTCCAGACCGACCACGCCGATCAGGTTCTCGTCATTATCGCGGATGCCGAAGACGGGCATGCGCGGCGAAGAGTTCTGAC
Encoded proteins:
- a CDS encoding nicotinate-nucleotide adenylyltransferase; its protein translation is MWFAGPAPIFHTLRHGALRPGFHLERGMKIGLFGGSFNPAHEGHAHVAETAWMRLGLDRIIWLVSPQNPLKSKHETAPLKERIDAIRPFVGPKDIISDFETRISATYTLDTLRTLKARYPGVQFVWIMGGDSLASFHRWRGWIQIAKMIPMAIVSRPGVLMKSRLSPTARRFAHYRRKEREGHILSRQPAPAWAYLKGPLHNISSTTLRAQRKKTESGQP
- a CDS encoding S41 family peptidase, yielding MRNYFLGGVAALALSIGAVAYANQPAFTPKSDTYEMLELFGDVLALVKQNYVVEVDDKKLIEAALQGMLSSLDPHSNYLSADDFTDLQERTKGAYGGIGLEVQSEDGAVKVVTPMDDTPAMKAGIQSGDFITAIDGTSILGMRLTEAVSQMKGTPDTELTLTVYREGQDEPFDVKLKREIINVKSVKTRMEGDFGYLRISNFNENTARESYEALSELRKANPQMKGLVLDLRNNPGGLLDQSVGVADLFLEGGEVVSQRGRKANDITRYQAHKGDIMNGKPIVVLTNPGTASAAEIVAGALQDHKRASTVGLTTFGKGSVQSVINLGENRAVKMTIARYYTPSGRSIQKTGIAPDLEVAQSRDQAKVIANRAYSFSEADYKNALDADEGKKRQEPHVVSEVPPDAYDVKTGDFQLARAIDVLNYGGDVKMAIAHPRGLKLAAADLVDEPGKRFAGKTKAATAKPAAPVKPAAPAGASSSSSSAQPK
- a CDS encoding murein hydrolase activator EnvC, producing MIRRPVLLRAARPVALTLLVLFGTGTGTIDLWAQPVQKPLTKQAQTELDTIGAELRANARKREQKHQSARQIAEEMERLRTQMIDIARTQGASEKRAAIYRSRLETLTLLEADMTRRLGTLRNKQSRLLSALQIYSRNPPPTIFVSTRKANDAVIAAIILKEITPELKKRAAVLSEQNRDLIRVRREAALQNEALFISESDVSEQQKQLETLMADRAALEDQLLREADAIEARNLELEARQRTLLGLPSPLRAPQGRALDLQLPVVGEKAGSYGESIDGQTNRGLRLKTAPGAQVRSPGNGRVEYAGPLEGYGQVVILDVGGDYRIVMTGLGRVYVDPNRTVAKGEPLGRTPNLTDKPTIFYMELRKGENPVNPASGFDLTKL
- the obgE gene encoding GTPase ObgE translates to MKFLDQCKIFIRSGNGGAGSVSFRREKFIPNGGPDGGDGGKGGSVYIEAVEGLNTLIDYRYTQHFKANTGTHGMGRQMHGANADDMVLRVPVGTQVFEEDHETLIVDLDTPGQKVMLLKGGNGGWGNTRFKGPVNQAPDFALPGQEGEEKWIWLRLKLIADAGLLGLPNAGKSTFLAASSAARPKIADYPFTTLTPNLGVIDLGAEQRFVIADIPGLIEGASEGAGLGTRFLGHVERTKVLIHLVDGTQEDPVKAYKIIRNELAAYAEDLAKRPEIVAINKIDSMDADARKDLSKKLKKASGQTPYLISGVTGEGVRDLLFAAHARIVEGEKAEKAGDDPAPSSYDPWDN
- a CDS encoding GNAT family N-acetyltransferase, with product MIVRTPEAQGFIGSHLRPSPAGLSRTGHSGNAVQTKRLYLSPLCLDDVDDVMAVFAHRTVARMTHAIAHPFTAADARAFVEKARQNSSPRMPVFGIRDNDENLIGVVGLERTPTAEKSGLHQFGPSVGICLAPEYQGQGYGVEALEGLIGYAERFGGHRVLHAAHFADNDASARMLARAGFLYTGRRTPETSRARQGTHEALHMIRLL
- the rlmH gene encoding 23S rRNA (pseudouridine(1915)-N(3))-methyltransferase RlmH, yielding MKLILAAVGKLGNTPENTLTRDYLSRATLSGRPLGLGPAELLEIEPKKTAKSQESALNKAREAEAIRTALGEGVCLITCDERGELLTSRQIAQRVDKLKDSGERRLAFLIGGADGLDAELVKSARFSLAFGPQTWPHALVRLMLAEQMYRATTILAGSPYHRD
- the rsfS gene encoding ribosome silencing factor; this translates as MHIWSKTLSRQLAQDAHSEPAAPPADIDQSTADFDEASLETLILNKLDDDKAQDIVCIDLRGKSSVADTLIIASGRSHRHVGALADHVMRALKDAGYGKVRVEGLPACDWVLLDAGDVVVHLFRPEVRSFYNIEKIWSVSSNHMVDSNA